One window from the genome of Pseudonocardia hierapolitana encodes:
- a CDS encoding ATP-binding protein: MDPVRNPFAPGAGQRPPELAGRDKELDAFEIVLERVARGRPERSLVLTGLRGVGKTVLLGELRSMAMRAGWGAGKIEARPDADLRRPLAAALHRAIRDLAVRHRDPERAGDEPLEPDRVDEVLGVLKAFAMRSAPDNAKLRERWQPGIDVAATHGRADSGDIEIDLVELFTEVAELAQEVGSGVAVLIDEMQDLRPEDISALCAACHELSQSRAPLVVVGAGLPHLPAVLSASKSYSERLFKYARIDKLDRVDADFALLAPAEREEATFDADALDALYEASGGYPYFVQAYGKAAWDAAPRSPICAPDVKLAAPEAESELAVGFFGSRYERATPAEREYLRAMAELSEGRDEPVGTAGIADHLGRKASSLSPARDSLLKKGLVFSAQRGQIAFTVPHFGRYLLTQP, from the coding sequence GTGGACCCCGTGCGCAATCCGTTCGCGCCCGGCGCGGGCCAGCGGCCCCCCGAGCTCGCCGGTCGCGACAAGGAGCTCGACGCGTTCGAGATCGTGCTCGAGCGGGTGGCCCGCGGCCGGCCGGAGCGCAGCCTCGTGCTCACCGGCCTGCGCGGGGTCGGCAAGACCGTGCTGCTCGGGGAGCTGCGGTCGATGGCGATGCGGGCCGGGTGGGGTGCGGGCAAGATCGAGGCCCGGCCGGACGCCGACCTGCGCCGCCCGCTCGCCGCGGCGCTGCACCGCGCGATCCGCGACCTCGCCGTGCGCCACCGGGATCCCGAGCGGGCAGGCGACGAGCCGCTCGAGCCCGACCGCGTCGACGAGGTGCTCGGGGTGCTGAAGGCGTTCGCGATGCGCTCGGCGCCCGACAACGCCAAGCTGCGCGAGCGCTGGCAGCCGGGCATCGACGTGGCTGCCACCCACGGCAGGGCCGACTCCGGCGACATCGAGATCGACCTCGTGGAGCTGTTCACCGAGGTGGCGGAGCTCGCGCAGGAGGTCGGGTCCGGCGTGGCCGTGCTCATCGACGAGATGCAGGACCTGCGGCCGGAGGACATCTCGGCGCTCTGCGCGGCGTGCCACGAGCTGTCGCAGTCCCGTGCCCCGCTGGTGGTGGTGGGGGCCGGCCTGCCGCACCTGCCCGCGGTGCTCTCGGCGTCCAAGTCCTACTCGGAGCGGCTGTTCAAGTACGCGCGCATCGACAAGCTCGACCGTGTCGACGCCGACTTCGCGCTGCTCGCACCCGCCGAGCGGGAGGAGGCGACGTTCGACGCCGACGCCCTCGACGCGTTGTACGAGGCCTCCGGTGGTTACCCGTACTTCGTGCAGGCCTACGGGAAGGCGGCATGGGACGCCGCGCCCCGCAGCCCCATCTGTGCGCCGGACGTCAAGCTGGCGGCGCCGGAGGCCGAGAGCGAGCTCGCCGTCGGCTTCTTCGGGTCCCGTTACGAGCGGGCCACGCCGGCGGAGCGGGAGTACCTGCGCGCGATGGCCGAACTCTCGGAAGGCAGGGACGAGCCGGTCGGGACCGCCGGGATCGCCGATCACCTCGGCCGCAAGGCGTCCTCCCTCTCCCCGGCCCGTGACAGCCTGTTGAAGAAGGGCCTCGTCTTCTCGGCCCAGCGGGGGCAGATCGCGTTCACCGTGCCCCACTTCGGGCGATACCTGCTCACACAGCCCTGA
- a CDS encoding GroES family chaperonin yields the protein MQDAKLEIQMLHDRVLVKPDSAGERRSGAGIVIPATAEVARRLVWGEVLGTGAHVRTVKVGDRVLFARDDQYEVDVQGATYLVLREREVHAVATERTEHGTGLYL from the coding sequence ATGCAGGACGCCAAGCTCGAGATCCAGATGCTGCACGACCGGGTCCTGGTGAAGCCGGACTCGGCCGGGGAGCGGCGTAGCGGTGCGGGAATCGTCATCCCCGCAACCGCGGAGGTCGCCAGGCGTCTTGTATGGGGGGAGGTGCTCGGCACGGGAGCGCACGTCCGCACCGTCAAGGTGGGTGACCGGGTGCTGTTCGCACGCGACGACCAGTACGAGGTCGACGTGCAGGGCGCCACCTACCTGGTCCTGCGGGAACGGGAAGTGCACGCCGTCGCCACGGAGCGCACCGAGCACGGTACGGGGCTGTACCTGTGA
- a CDS encoding VanW family protein, whose product MPERQSSPGEATASSEPEIKESARETGGAEQAASGDAQPDSPVRTAERADGEGARPTPSPRPSPRPAPSGPAAPGGDESPTVRTPAGRAPAPDGRAGNGEHPNGRTAGGQAPNGAPAGGQAGNGRGASGQPAEGEAPTVRAAAQRPSPGARPSPEPHPPAGAHQVAGPRPSAPQRPAAAPWAPATSHPTGEKRSSEATTVVVPAAVPGSSRPRGADGATQMLPHAPARSPLAVDEPATERIERIPPMAPRPPLPPAEAPTHVGPGGPGGPDGPDSTGGERRPGRGRRRMLVLAAAVGALGLLYGGDLLLSSGSMPRGVTVAGIGVGGMSLADAEAQLRSEIGARTGGPIPVTVGDARGEIDPAAAGLSIDWEDTLARAGSQPLNPITRITSFFTDREVGVVTIADPTALNQALEQLGPVVDREPTEGTVRFEGTQPQPVDPKPGQQLDVVAAGDVLKRDWANGSAVELPISELAPTTTAEDVATAIQEVARPAVAARITVVGENGVQGTVTPDVIAASLSFLAENGALVPELNQQAIQDALAPQMAESEKPGRDATFDFAGGSPVVVPSQDGRGVDYEATVAALVGVLGNPEPREVTAVYAEKPAEITTEELRALGNPEIIGEFTTGGFAPDSGRNIRRAAELINGKIVQPGEVFSLDAATGPRTAANGYVEAGVIDNGRASRGIAGGASQVSTTLYNAAYFAGMTLLEHKAHSFYISRYPAGREATIATGAIDNKFRNDNPSPIMIRTRWTPTSVTVQIYGQRRYEVTGEFGPRTNPTQPNEVTIPSGEDCHPSNGAPGFTITDTRTRRDVNTGEVTRETITTRYNPSPRVVCED is encoded by the coding sequence ATGCCCGAGCGGCAGTCATCGCCTGGGGAGGCGACGGCTTCTTCGGAGCCGGAGATCAAGGAGAGCGCGCGCGAGACGGGGGGCGCCGAGCAGGCTGCGTCGGGGGACGCGCAGCCGGACTCCCCGGTGCGGACGGCCGAGCGCGCGGACGGCGAGGGCGCACGACCCACGCCGTCGCCCCGCCCGTCGCCGCGCCCGGCCCCGTCCGGACCGGCGGCACCCGGCGGCGACGAGAGCCCCACGGTCCGCACGCCCGCAGGGCGCGCGCCGGCACCCGACGGTCGAGCCGGGAACGGCGAGCACCCGAACGGGCGGACGGCGGGCGGCCAGGCGCCGAACGGAGCACCGGCGGGCGGCCAGGCCGGGAACGGTCGCGGCGCGAGCGGCCAACCCGCCGAGGGTGAGGCCCCCACGGTCCGCGCGGCGGCCCAGCGTCCCTCACCCGGCGCCCGCCCGTCCCCGGAACCGCACCCGCCCGCCGGGGCGCACCAGGTGGCGGGCCCGCGTCCTTCCGCACCCCAGCGTCCTGCCGCGGCCCCGTGGGCTCCGGCCACCTCGCACCCGACGGGCGAGAAGCGCTCCAGCGAGGCGACCACGGTTGTCGTCCCGGCGGCCGTGCCGGGGTCGTCCCGGCCACGTGGCGCCGACGGCGCCACCCAGATGCTGCCGCACGCACCGGCCCGTTCACCGCTCGCGGTCGACGAACCCGCCACGGAGCGGATCGAGCGGATCCCGCCCATGGCGCCCCGGCCGCCGCTGCCGCCTGCCGAAGCCCCGACCCACGTCGGACCCGGCGGACCCGGCGGGCCCGACGGACCGGACAGCACCGGTGGCGAGCGCAGGCCCGGCCGCGGACGAAGGCGGATGCTGGTGCTCGCCGCGGCCGTCGGTGCGCTCGGCCTGCTCTACGGCGGCGATCTGCTGCTGAGCTCCGGATCGATGCCGCGTGGGGTCACGGTCGCCGGGATCGGCGTGGGCGGCATGTCCCTGGCCGACGCCGAGGCGCAGCTGCGCTCGGAGATCGGCGCCCGCACCGGCGGTCCGATCCCGGTCACCGTCGGCGACGCCCGCGGGGAGATCGACCCCGCCGCGGCGGGGCTGTCCATCGACTGGGAGGACACCCTGGCGCGGGCCGGCTCCCAGCCGCTGAACCCGATCACGAGGATCACGTCGTTCTTCACGGATCGAGAGGTCGGCGTGGTGACGATCGCCGACCCGACCGCGCTCAACCAGGCGCTCGAGCAGCTCGGCCCGGTCGTCGACCGGGAGCCGACCGAGGGGACGGTGCGGTTCGAGGGCACGCAGCCCCAGCCGGTGGACCCGAAGCCGGGCCAGCAGCTCGACGTGGTCGCGGCCGGCGACGTCCTGAAGCGGGACTGGGCGAACGGGAGTGCGGTCGAGCTGCCCATCTCCGAGCTCGCGCCCACCACCACGGCCGAGGACGTGGCCACGGCGATCCAGGAGGTCGCGCGGCCCGCGGTGGCCGCGCGGATCACGGTCGTCGGGGAGAACGGGGTGCAGGGCACGGTCACCCCGGACGTGATCGCCGCGTCGCTGAGCTTCCTGGCCGAGAACGGCGCACTCGTGCCGGAGCTGAACCAGCAGGCGATCCAGGACGCACTCGCGCCGCAGATGGCGGAGTCGGAGAAGCCAGGCCGGGACGCCACCTTCGACTTCGCCGGCGGCAGCCCCGTCGTCGTGCCGTCCCAGGACGGGCGCGGTGTCGACTACGAGGCCACGGTCGCCGCGCTGGTCGGGGTGCTGGGCAACCCGGAGCCGCGCGAGGTCACCGCGGTCTACGCCGAGAAGCCGGCCGAGATCACCACGGAGGAGCTGCGGGCGCTGGGCAACCCGGAGATCATCGGGGAGTTCACGACGGGCGGGTTCGCCCCGGACTCGGGCCGGAACATCCGCCGGGCCGCCGAGCTGATCAACGGGAAGATCGTGCAGCCGGGAGAGGTGTTCAGCCTGGACGCCGCCACCGGGCCGCGCACCGCGGCCAACGGGTACGTCGAGGCCGGTGTGATCGACAACGGGCGGGCGTCGCGCGGCATCGCCGGCGGGGCGTCGCAGGTGTCCACCACGCTGTACAACGCGGCCTACTTCGCCGGGATGACCCTGCTCGAGCACAAGGCGCACAGCTTCTACATCAGCCGGTACCCGGCCGGCCGCGAGGCGACGATCGCCACCGGTGCCATCGACAACAAGTTCCGCAACGACAACCCGAGCCCGATCATGATCCGCACGCGGTGGACGCCGACGTCGGTCACGGTGCAGATCTACGGTCAGCGCAGGTACGAGGTCACCGGCGAGTTCGGGCCGCGGACCAACCCGACCCAGCCCAACGAGGTCACGATCCCGTCGGGCGAGGACTGCCACCCCAGCAACGGGGCCCCCGGGTTCACGATCACCGACACCCGCACCCGGCGCGACGTCAACACCGGCGAGGTCACCAGGGAGACCATCACCACCCGCTACAACCCGTCCCCGCGGGTGGTCTGCGAGGACTGA
- a CDS encoding CBS domain-containing protein — protein sequence MRIADVLRRKGTTVATVGPDVTVTELLGELAAHNVGALPVVENDDIIGIVSERDVVRRLHAGGAALLQAKVADIMTTEVTTCGPGDDVSDLAAVMTSRRFRHLPVVVDGRLVGIVSIGDLVKARIDLLESERAQLQNYIAG from the coding sequence ATGCGGATCGCGGACGTACTGCGCAGAAAGGGCACCACCGTGGCGACGGTGGGGCCCGATGTCACGGTCACAGAACTCCTCGGCGAGCTCGCCGCCCACAACGTGGGTGCGTTGCCGGTCGTCGAGAACGACGACATCATCGGCATCGTCTCCGAACGCGACGTGGTGCGTCGCCTGCACGCGGGCGGTGCGGCGCTCCTGCAGGCCAAGGTGGCGGACATCATGACCACCGAGGTCACCACGTGCGGCCCCGGCGACGACGTCAGCGATCTCGCCGCGGTCATGACCTCCCGGCGCTTCCGGCACCTCCCCGTGGTCGTGGACGGCCGGTTGGTCGGGATCGTCAGCATCGGCGACCTGGTGAAGGCGCGCATCGACCTGCTGGAGTCCGAACGCGCCCAACTGCAGAACTACATCGCGGGCTGA
- a CDS encoding glycoside hydrolase family 2 TIM barrel-domain containing protein, whose product MTPASYVEDPRPDARVLPPRAAARSNAPRLGLNGQWRFDLAETVAEAPAGFAEPGFDDSAWAQLPVPAHWQLHGYGRPAYTNTRYPFPIDPPRVPTENPTGSYRRTVAVPAGWSGSRVVLRFEGVDSCFAVWVNGHEVGTAQGSRLPTEFDVTEVVRPGADNLVAVRVHQWSAGSYLEDQDMWWMSGIFRDVSLLSRPAGGVDDVFVHAGYEDGAGTLRVDVTGDAGARILVPELGVDIAPGEEVRLPAAQPWSAEVPRLYGLHVVTDAERVDLRVGFRTVRISDGLLTVNGNRVLLRGVNRHEFHPDRGRAVTEQDMLDDVLLMKRHNINAVRTSHYPPHPRFLELCDEYGLYVVDECDLETHGFVHVGWRGNPTDDPMWGDAYADRMRRMVERDKNHASVVMWSLGNESWTGRNLERMYRYAHERDPGRPVHYEHCPDGRWSDVYSRMYASQAETDLIGRREEPARGVDPVQDAARRAAPFVLCEYAHAMGNGPGGLTEYQELFETHPRCQGGFVWEWIDHGLRTRDAQGREFFGYGGDFGEELHDGNFVADGLLFPDRTPSPGLHEFAKVIEPVRISGTPDGRLRITNLHEVLDLGHLRFPWTVEEEGVEVEAGELDVPRVAAGHSVELDLPAKAAGDAETWLTVRAVLAADATWAPAGHEIAWGQVRLVERPRIAVAPATGAPALDRIRGVLTGLAGIAVDGPRLDAWRAPTDNDRIPRDSAAEAWRATGLHRLRHRVLDVRDEDGGVVVVRTRTAPAALDAGLLSTMRWTPLTGGGLLLDVSVRPEGEWPGPIPRLGLVWSLPAELDDVTWYGGGPGEAYPDTLRAARVGRFTSSVDGLQTPYVMPQENGRRADVRWAQLTGGGAGLRIEALPVDDGDAETSGLATSGLATFGLATFGLTVRRWTSAALDSAQHPVDLVPGDRVHLTVDLAHRGVGTASCGPDVLPQHELHAAPARIRLAMTPV is encoded by the coding sequence GTGACGCCTGCGTCCTACGTCGAGGACCCACGCCCGGACGCCCGCGTGCTGCCGCCGCGGGCGGCGGCGAGGTCGAACGCGCCCCGGCTGGGCCTGAACGGGCAGTGGCGGTTCGACCTGGCCGAGACGGTCGCGGAGGCACCTGCGGGGTTCGCCGAGCCCGGCTTCGACGACAGCGCGTGGGCACAGCTGCCGGTGCCCGCCCACTGGCAGCTGCACGGGTACGGCAGGCCCGCCTACACCAACACGCGCTACCCGTTCCCGATCGACCCGCCCCGCGTGCCCACCGAGAACCCGACGGGCAGCTACCGCCGCACCGTCGCGGTGCCGGCGGGGTGGTCCGGCTCCCGTGTCGTGCTGCGGTTCGAGGGCGTCGACTCCTGCTTCGCCGTCTGGGTCAACGGCCACGAGGTCGGCACCGCCCAGGGCAGCAGGCTCCCGACCGAGTTCGACGTCACCGAGGTCGTCCGCCCCGGCGCCGACAACCTGGTGGCGGTACGGGTGCACCAGTGGTCGGCGGGGAGCTACCTCGAGGACCAGGACATGTGGTGGATGTCCGGGATCTTCCGGGACGTCTCACTGCTGTCCCGGCCGGCGGGCGGGGTGGACGACGTGTTCGTGCACGCCGGCTACGAGGACGGGGCCGGCACCCTCCGCGTCGACGTCACGGGGGATGCGGGGGCCCGCATCCTGGTGCCCGAGCTCGGTGTCGACATCGCCCCCGGCGAGGAGGTGCGCCTCCCGGCCGCGCAGCCGTGGAGCGCCGAGGTGCCCCGGCTCTACGGCCTCCACGTGGTGACCGACGCCGAGCGCGTCGACCTGCGCGTCGGGTTCCGCACCGTGCGGATCTCCGACGGGCTGCTCACCGTCAACGGCAACCGGGTGCTGCTGCGGGGCGTGAACCGGCACGAGTTCCACCCCGACCGCGGCCGTGCCGTCACCGAGCAGGACATGCTCGACGACGTGCTGCTGATGAAGCGGCACAACATCAACGCGGTGCGCACCAGCCACTACCCGCCGCACCCCCGCTTCCTGGAGCTGTGCGACGAGTACGGCCTGTACGTCGTGGACGAGTGCGACCTCGAGACCCACGGCTTCGTGCACGTGGGCTGGCGGGGCAACCCCACCGACGACCCGATGTGGGGCGACGCGTACGCCGACCGGATGCGCCGGATGGTCGAGCGCGACAAGAACCACGCATCCGTGGTCATGTGGTCGCTCGGCAACGAGTCCTGGACCGGCCGCAACCTCGAGCGCATGTACCGCTACGCCCACGAGCGCGACCCGGGCCGGCCGGTGCACTACGAGCACTGCCCCGACGGACGCTGGTCCGACGTCTACAGCCGGATGTACGCCTCGCAGGCCGAGACCGACCTCATCGGTCGCCGGGAGGAGCCTGCACGGGGCGTCGACCCGGTGCAGGACGCGGCCCGGCGGGCCGCGCCGTTCGTGCTCTGCGAGTACGCCCACGCGATGGGCAACGGGCCGGGCGGGCTCACCGAGTACCAGGAGCTGTTCGAGACCCACCCCCGCTGCCAGGGCGGGTTCGTGTGGGAGTGGATCGACCACGGCCTCCGCACCCGCGACGCGCAGGGCCGCGAGTTCTTCGGCTACGGCGGCGACTTCGGCGAGGAGCTGCACGACGGCAACTTCGTCGCCGACGGGCTGCTCTTCCCGGACCGCACGCCCTCACCGGGGCTGCACGAGTTCGCCAAGGTGATCGAGCCGGTGCGGATCAGCGGCACCCCGGACGGGCGCCTGCGCATCACCAACCTGCACGAGGTGCTCGACCTCGGCCACCTGCGCTTCCCGTGGACCGTCGAGGAGGAGGGCGTCGAGGTCGAGGCGGGCGAGCTGGACGTGCCGCGGGTAGCGGCGGGCCACAGCGTCGAGCTGGACCTGCCGGCCAAGGCGGCAGGCGACGCCGAGACGTGGCTGACCGTGCGCGCCGTCCTCGCCGCCGACGCGACCTGGGCCCCTGCCGGCCACGAGATCGCATGGGGTCAGGTGCGGCTCGTGGAGCGGCCGAGGATCGCGGTCGCTCCGGCCACCGGAGCACCGGCGCTGGACCGGATCCGCGGCGTGCTCACCGGGCTCGCCGGCATCGCGGTGGACGGCCCGCGCCTCGACGCGTGGCGCGCCCCCACCGACAACGACCGGATCCCGCGCGATTCGGCCGCCGAGGCGTGGCGGGCGACGGGCCTGCACCGGCTGCGGCACCGGGTGCTCGACGTGCGCGACGAGGACGGTGGGGTGGTCGTCGTCCGCACCCGCACGGCGCCGGCCGCCCTCGACGCGGGGCTCCTGTCCACGATGCGCTGGACCCCGCTCACGGGCGGCGGGCTGCTGCTCGACGTCTCGGTGCGTCCGGAAGGCGAGTGGCCCGGGCCCATCCCGCGGCTGGGTCTGGTCTGGTCGCTGCCGGCCGAGCTGGACGACGTCACGTGGTACGGCGGCGGCCCCGGCGAGGCATATCCGGACACCCTCCGCGCGGCCCGCGTCGGCCGGTTCACGAGCTCGGTGGACGGGTTGCAGACGCCCTACGTCATGCCGCAGGAGAACGGCAGGCGGGCGGACGTGCGCTGGGCCCAGCTCACGGGCGGGGGTGCCGGCCTGCGGATCGAGGCGCTGCCCGTGGACGACGGGGATGCGGAGACGTCCGGGCTCGCGACGTCCGGGCTCGCGACCTTCGGGCTCGCGACCTTCGGGCTCACCGTGCGGCGCTGGACCAGCGCCGCACTCGACTCCGCGCAGCACCCCGTCGACCTCGTGCCGGGTGACCGGGTCCACCTCACCGTCGACCTCGCCCACCGCGGTGTGGGCACCGCGAGCTGCGGGCCCGACGTGCTGCCGCAGCACGAGCTGCATGCGGCGCCCGCGCGGATACGGCTCGCGATGACTCCGGTCTGA